In one window of Prevotella sp. E13-17 DNA:
- a CDS encoding CotH kinase family protein translates to MRKLFLASLCLMHFTLMKADGKLTGHPIGTPYSVDYSNGQRSTTVNTYAMAFDGKLDTYFASYDRSYTWAGLDLGEPYVITRVGWSPRNDSHGEARVVLGVFEGANSADFMDALPIYIISERGTIGLFSYADVNCSRGFRYVRYVGPSDARCNIAELEFYGHKGVGDDSHLYQLTNLPTVSIHTQNNEIPYDKEHQIVSQLTIISDGGTTLLSEPGTTRERGNASRSFPKKPYRIKFDKKQRVLDAPAKAKKWTLINNYGDKSLMRNLLAFELSKRLGMSYTPFGTAVDVLLNGEYKGCYQLCDQIEINKNRVNITEMTPQDNSGTALTGGYLVEIDAYAADEDSWFYSQYGLPVTIKSPDSDSITTAQRDYIEGRFNQMESNTARYLDKESFLRHFLVGELSGNTDTYWSVYMYKNRNESLFYTGPVWDFDLAFDNDNRTYPVNSLTDYVYRTKGSCAGTMRSFVDKIVINDAPSIQKMLEIWDDARQKGLNEDHLVAFVDSMEEVLQASQRLNFLRWPILNEYVHQNPMVWGSYRSEVDVVRQYLMKRIGWMDKRLNYVFVPKPNGIAETDATGRQPCRIYNLSGTYCGHDLESLPQGIYVVIQGKTVKKVCKN, encoded by the coding sequence ATGAGAAAACTCTTTTTGGCTTCATTATGCCTGATGCACTTCACGCTGATGAAAGCCGATGGGAAACTGACAGGCCATCCTATAGGTACGCCTTATTCAGTGGATTATTCTAATGGACAGAGGTCGACGACGGTCAACACCTATGCGATGGCGTTCGATGGGAAGCTTGACACCTATTTCGCATCGTATGACCGAAGTTACACATGGGCCGGACTCGACTTGGGAGAGCCCTATGTGATTACCCGCGTGGGATGGTCGCCTCGCAACGATAGTCATGGTGAGGCGCGTGTGGTGCTGGGCGTTTTCGAAGGTGCCAATAGTGCCGACTTTATGGATGCCCTACCTATATATATTATATCGGAACGAGGAACCATCGGACTTTTTTCCTATGCCGATGTGAATTGCAGTCGTGGTTTCCGCTATGTGCGCTATGTAGGCCCGTCGGACGCCAGGTGCAACATTGCAGAACTGGAGTTCTATGGACATAAAGGAGTCGGAGACGACAGTCATCTCTATCAGCTGACCAACCTGCCAACAGTCAGTATTCATACGCAGAACAATGAGATTCCTTATGATAAGGAACACCAGATTGTGTCGCAACTGACCATCATCTCTGACGGTGGCACCACACTTCTCTCTGAACCTGGCACCACGCGTGAACGCGGAAATGCGTCAAGAAGTTTTCCCAAGAAACCCTATCGCATCAAGTTCGATAAAAAGCAGCGCGTGCTTGACGCACCTGCCAAGGCTAAGAAGTGGACGTTGATCAATAACTACGGCGACAAGTCGCTGATGAGAAACCTCCTTGCCTTCGAGCTAAGTAAACGCCTCGGGATGAGCTATACACCTTTTGGCACTGCCGTCGATGTGTTGTTGAACGGCGAATACAAAGGCTGCTATCAGCTGTGCGACCAGATAGAAATCAACAAAAATCGAGTCAATATTACCGAGATGACGCCTCAGGACAACAGTGGGACGGCACTGACTGGTGGCTATCTGGTAGAGATAGACGCCTATGCTGCTGATGAAGACTCGTGGTTCTATTCCCAATACGGACTTCCTGTCACCATCAAATCGCCCGATTCCGACAGTATTACGACTGCGCAGAGAGACTATATCGAAGGACGTTTCAATCAGATGGAGTCTAACACGGCACGCTATCTTGACAAAGAATCCTTCTTGCGCCATTTCCTGGTGGGCGAACTGTCTGGCAACACAGATACCTATTGGAGCGTCTATATGTATAAAAACCGCAATGAAAGCCTGTTCTATACAGGTCCGGTGTGGGATTTCGACTTGGCTTTCGACAATGATAATCGTACTTATCCCGTCAACTCGTTGACCGATTATGTATATCGCACGAAGGGCAGTTGCGCAGGCACCATGAGGTCTTTTGTTGATAAGATCGTGATTAACGATGCCCCTTCTATCCAGAAAATGCTCGAAATATGGGACGATGCCCGGCAGAAAGGACTCAACGAAGACCATCTGGTGGCGTTTGTTGACTCTATGGAAGAGGTGCTGCAAGCATCGCAGAGGCTAAACTTTCTGCGTTGGCCCATACTCAACGAGTATGTTCATCAAAATCCTATGGTCTGGGGAAGTTATCGGTCAGAGGTCGATGTGGTCCGCCAGTATCTGATGAAACGCATCGGCTGGATGGACAAGCGACTTAACTATGTGTTTGTGCCCAAACCAAATGGCATTGCAGAAACAGACGCAACCGGCCGTCAGCCATGTCGCATATACAATCTTTCTGGAACATATTGCGGTCACGACCTGGAGTCCCTGCCACAAGGAATCTATGTCGTGATACAAGGAAAGACCGTGAAAAAGGTATGCAAGAATTAG
- a CDS encoding tetratricopeptide repeat protein: MNFEENEIVGNGLRKFFTWLSLVISFSFFSQTKCFAQFNTDRLIAIGRSALYYEDYVLSMQYFNQAIVAKPYLYEPWFFRGVAKYYLDDFSGAEADCSEAIQRNPYVVSIYELRGLTRIQQKKYADAAADYSQALKYNPENKGLWHNRVLCHIQNEDFNEALAELDTIQQRWSNYAQAYSMRADVYMQMKDTTQAIAALEKSMEIDPYDGHTWAAMSIISLSREDWKKAEEQLDEAIRLMPKHAGCLINRALVRFNRKNLRGAMADYDMALDLDPNNFLGHYNRGLLRAQVGDDNRAITDFDFVLKLEPDNMMALFNRAVLLDKTGDLRAAIRDYSKVIEEYPNFWTGLEFRASCYRRLGMTKEAEKDEFTVYKAQLYKHLYGKQPRLDPQKLRKRSDSDPEKYNQLVVEDAQELEHEYQNNYRGKVQNRKVEMGFQPMFALSFSEHRGELNAAPHFDRQVEEFNRQSSRQLFISNSQEVMDAQRSSSYFSYIDSLSVAIDQSHDTQLAVRNLLLRAIAYSAIQNYEGAIEDLSTYLHIDSTSVLALWQRAVCQSRINQFQASEGTNTELKNANVLADFNHALALSPQNAYLLYDRGNQHAQRKAYESAIADFTAAIAIDPNMAEAYYNRGLCLIYHQRVEEGIRDLSKAGELGLYTAYSIIKKYSK, encoded by the coding sequence ATGAATTTCGAAGAAAACGAAATAGTGGGAAATGGGCTGCGTAAGTTCTTTACGTGGCTTTCTCTCGTTATTTCGTTTTCTTTTTTTTCTCAAACCAAGTGTTTTGCTCAGTTCAATACAGACCGTCTGATAGCAATTGGAAGATCGGCACTCTATTACGAAGATTACGTCCTTTCGATGCAGTATTTTAATCAGGCGATAGTGGCAAAGCCTTATCTCTACGAGCCATGGTTCTTTCGTGGCGTAGCAAAATACTATCTCGATGATTTCAGTGGTGCAGAGGCCGACTGCTCAGAGGCTATTCAGCGCAACCCCTACGTGGTAAGTATCTATGAGTTGCGCGGACTAACCCGTATTCAGCAAAAGAAGTATGCCGACGCCGCTGCAGACTATTCGCAAGCGCTAAAGTATAATCCGGAGAATAAGGGCTTGTGGCATAACAGAGTGCTCTGCCATATACAGAATGAGGATTTCAATGAAGCCTTGGCAGAATTGGATACTATCCAGCAGCGATGGAGCAATTATGCGCAGGCATATTCCATGCGCGCCGATGTCTATATGCAGATGAAGGACACGACGCAGGCCATTGCAGCACTTGAGAAAAGTATGGAGATTGATCCTTACGACGGACATACCTGGGCTGCAATGAGCATTATCTCGCTGTCGCGCGAAGACTGGAAAAAAGCCGAAGAACAGTTGGATGAAGCCATCCGACTGATGCCCAAGCATGCCGGTTGTCTTATCAATCGCGCTCTGGTGCGTTTCAACAGAAAGAACCTTCGTGGTGCCATGGCCGACTATGACATGGCACTCGACTTAGACCCCAACAACTTTTTGGGTCACTATAACCGAGGCCTGCTGCGTGCTCAGGTTGGTGATGACAATAGAGCAATCACCGATTTCGACTTCGTCTTGAAGTTGGAACCTGACAATATGATGGCGCTTTTCAATAGAGCAGTCCTGTTAGACAAGACAGGCGACTTGAGAGCAGCCATACGGGACTATTCGAAGGTGATTGAAGAATATCCAAATTTCTGGACAGGACTCGAGTTCAGAGCCTCATGTTATAGAAGACTCGGAATGACGAAAGAAGCCGAGAAAGATGAGTTTACGGTTTATAAGGCCCAACTTTATAAACACCTTTATGGCAAACAACCAAGACTGGATCCGCAGAAGCTCCGTAAGCGTAGCGATTCCGACCCCGAGAAATACAACCAGTTGGTGGTCGAAGATGCCCAGGAGTTGGAACATGAATATCAGAACAACTATCGTGGCAAGGTGCAGAACCGCAAGGTGGAGATGGGGTTTCAGCCCATGTTTGCATTGTCCTTTTCAGAGCATCGTGGCGAGTTGAACGCAGCGCCACATTTCGATAGGCAGGTAGAAGAGTTCAATCGGCAGAGCAGTCGTCAGCTTTTCATCAGCAATAGTCAAGAGGTGATGGACGCACAGCGATCGTCTTCTTATTTCTCGTATATTGACTCGTTAAGCGTTGCCATTGACCAGTCGCACGACACGCAGTTGGCAGTCAGGAACCTGTTGCTGCGTGCCATAGCTTATTCTGCCATACAGAACTACGAAGGGGCCATCGAAGATCTCTCCACCTACCTTCATATAGACTCCACATCAGTGCTGGCCTTGTGGCAGCGTGCTGTATGTCAGTCGCGTATCAATCAGTTTCAGGCTTCAGAAGGCACGAATACAGAGTTGAAGAATGCCAATGTGCTGGCCGACTTCAATCACGCTTTGGCACTTAGCCCGCAGAATGCCTACCTGTTGTATGACCGTGGCAACCAGCATGCACAGCGAAAGGCCTACGAATCGGCTATTGCAGACTTTACTGCAGCCATAGCAATAGATCCCAACATGGCCGAGGCATATTACAACCGTGGGCTTTGTCTTATCTACCATCAACGGGTAGAAGAAGGCATCCGCGATTTGAGCAAAGCAGGAGAGCTGGGCTTATATACTGCATATAGTATCATTAAAAAATATAGTAAGTAG
- the def gene encoding peptide deformylase: MILPIYIYGQPVLRKVTEDITPDYPGLKQLIADMWETLADSEGIGLAAPQVGKDIRLAVIDLDPLSDDMPEYKGFKRVYINPHIIEYDETKMESLEEGCLSLPAIHEKVTRPTRIRVQWMDEDFQPHDEWVEGYLTRVMQHEFDHLDGKMFVDRVSPLRKQLIKSKLKALIQGRYRCGYKTKPVRK; the protein is encoded by the coding sequence ATGATTCTACCTATTTATATATATGGTCAACCTGTACTGCGTAAGGTGACAGAAGATATTACCCCAGATTATCCTGGATTGAAGCAGTTGATTGCAGATATGTGGGAGACGTTGGCAGATTCTGAAGGTATAGGTTTGGCAGCGCCTCAGGTGGGAAAAGATATCCGTTTGGCTGTGATTGACTTAGATCCTCTGTCGGATGATATGCCCGAATACAAGGGTTTTAAACGTGTTTACATCAATCCACATATCATCGAATACGATGAAACAAAGATGGAGTCGCTCGAAGAGGGGTGCTTGTCGCTGCCTGCCATCCATGAGAAGGTGACTCGTCCTACGCGTATTCGCGTGCAGTGGATGGACGAAGATTTCCAACCTCACGATGAGTGGGTGGAAGGCTATCTGACACGTGTGATGCAGCATGAATTCGACCATTTGGATGGAAAGATGTTTGTTGACAGAGTATCACCTCTTCGCAAGCAGCTTATCAAGAGCAAGTTGAAGGCGCTCATACAAGGCCGCTATCGTTGCGGATACAAGACAAAGCCTGTAAGAAAATGA
- the ruvX gene encoding Holliday junction resolvase RuvX, which produces MARILSIDYGQKRTGLAVTDPLQLIAGGLATVATSELFDWLKDYISREEVERIVIGEPKQMNGQASENMARIQQFVNRWKKAMPQVPIEYFDERFTSVLAHQAMLDGGLRKKARQNKALVDEISATIILEDYMRSQKKY; this is translated from the coding sequence TTGGCTCGAATACTTTCTATTGACTACGGTCAAAAGAGAACAGGTCTGGCAGTCACTGATCCTCTGCAGCTGATAGCTGGAGGATTGGCGACTGTCGCTACTTCTGAACTGTTTGATTGGTTGAAAGACTATATCTCTCGTGAGGAGGTTGAACGTATTGTTATCGGAGAGCCCAAGCAGATGAATGGGCAAGCCAGTGAAAATATGGCACGTATTCAGCAGTTTGTGAATCGCTGGAAGAAGGCCATGCCTCAGGTTCCCATTGAATATTTCGATGAACGATTCACATCGGTGTTGGCTCATCAGGCTATGTTGGATGGCGGCTTGAGAAAGAAAGCACGTCAGAACAAAGCCTTGGTAGATGAAATATCAGCCACGATTATTCTGGAAGACTACATGCGTTCGCAAAAAAAGTATTAA
- a CDS encoding SPOR domain-containing protein — protein MKKYFVFCAGLCVAMMMTSCKSSESAYKKAYEKAQAQAAMQQDQQVTPVQQVTETPVVTPVVTRPATQTQVVDNVDNVAVRQESVTLVSGAGLKNFSVVVGSFTVVANAEREQQNLKNNGYAAQIVKNETPSRVMYRVVASTFDSKIDAVTSRDQLRAKYPDAWLLFNTK, from the coding sequence ATGAAAAAGTACTTCGTATTCTGTGCAGGCCTTTGCGTGGCCATGATGATGACAAGTTGTAAGTCAAGTGAGAGCGCTTATAAAAAAGCTTATGAGAAGGCTCAGGCTCAGGCTGCTATGCAGCAGGATCAGCAGGTGACTCCAGTGCAGCAGGTAACAGAGACTCCTGTTGTTACGCCTGTTGTCACTCGTCCTGCCACACAGACTCAGGTTGTGGACAATGTTGATAACGTAGCTGTACGTCAGGAGAGCGTGACTTTGGTTAGTGGTGCTGGTCTGAAGAACTTCAGTGTCGTTGTTGGCTCGTTTACTGTTGTGGCTAATGCAGAGAGAGAGCAGCAGAACTTGAAGAACAATGGCTATGCAGCACAGATTGTAAAGAACGAGACTCCAAGTCGTGTGATGTATCGTGTTGTAGCTTCAACCTTCGATAGCAAGATTGATGCTGTGACAAGCCGCGATCAGTTGCGTGCTAAATATCCCGATGCCTGGTTGTTGTTCAACACGAAATAA
- a CDS encoding YtxH domain-containing protein: protein MKGFGYFGAFLCGAVAGAAIGMLAAPAKGSETREKISETLEEFLSKHNIKLNRKEVGDLVNDLENATE from the coding sequence ATGAAAGGATTTGGTTATTTTGGCGCATTCCTGTGCGGAGCGGTTGCTGGTGCTGCCATTGGAATGCTGGCTGCTCCCGCTAAAGGCAGCGAAACTCGCGAAAAGATTTCGGAAACACTTGAAGAATTTTTGAGCAAGCACAATATTAAGTTGAATCGCAAAGAGGTCGGTGATCTCGTCAATGATTTGGAAAACGCCACAGAATAG
- a CDS encoding phage holin family protein encodes MLSSDKNIDALTHLLDVFAHYLGLRVEYTKLIVIAKSVKLISAAILALIMLFLTAGMILSLSVGAAYWIANTYGIIQASLTLAGIYLIMMVIVYLGRKVFFERPIVRFLTRLLLEKD; translated from the coding sequence ATGTTATCAAGTGACAAGAATATAGATGCGCTGACACATCTCCTTGATGTCTTTGCGCACTATCTAGGGCTTCGTGTAGAGTACACGAAACTGATTGTAATTGCCAAGAGCGTCAAGTTAATTTCAGCTGCTATCTTAGCATTGATTATGTTGTTTTTGACAGCAGGCATGATTTTATCTCTATCTGTTGGCGCTGCTTATTGGATTGCCAACACCTATGGCATCATCCAAGCATCGCTAACGCTGGCAGGTATCTACCTAATCATGATGGTTATTGTCTATTTGGGCAGAAAGGTGTTCTTCGAACGACCGATTGTCAGATTCCTAACCAGACTGCTTTTGGAGAAAGATTAA
- a CDS encoding MBL fold metallo-hydrolase has protein sequence MKITFLGTGTSCGVPVIGCQCEVCQSTNPKDKRMRCSILVETETTRLLVDCGPDFRMQILPQPFRRIDGILITHSHYDHIGGLDDIRPYCQFGEMNVYADGISRKNLLQMLPYCFAEHRYPGVPAIGLHEIKAGEAMKIGDIDILPIRVMHGQLPILGYRFGKFAYITDMKTIESEQAELLRGVDVLVVNALRFDRPHHSHQLVDDAIAFARSVGAKQTYLVHMCHDVGLHEEVNRRLPDDIKLAYDGQILNIV, from the coding sequence ATGAAGATAACTTTTCTTGGAACAGGAACATCGTGTGGCGTGCCAGTCATCGGATGTCAGTGTGAGGTTTGTCAGAGTACCAATCCCAAGGATAAACGCATGCGTTGTTCTATACTTGTGGAGACGGAAACCACACGTCTGTTGGTTGACTGTGGTCCTGATTTCCGTATGCAGATTTTGCCGCAGCCATTCCGCAGGATTGATGGCATTCTGATAACTCATTCGCACTATGACCACATTGGAGGTTTGGATGATATCCGCCCCTATTGCCAGTTTGGCGAAATGAATGTTTACGCTGACGGCATCTCTCGCAAGAATTTGTTGCAAATGTTACCATATTGTTTTGCTGAGCACCGCTATCCAGGAGTCCCTGCCATCGGACTTCACGAGATCAAGGCGGGAGAGGCAATGAAGATTGGTGACATCGATATACTGCCCATACGGGTGATGCATGGCCAATTACCAATCCTTGGCTATCGATTCGGTAAGTTTGCATACATCACTGATATGAAGACTATTGAGTCCGAGCAAGCAGAGCTACTTAGAGGAGTTGATGTGCTGGTTGTCAATGCCTTGCGTTTCGATCGGCCTCACCATTCTCATCAGTTAGTAGATGATGCGATTGCCTTTGCCCGCAGTGTGGGTGCCAAGCAGACGTATCTTGTTCACATGTGTCATGATGTGGGTCTGCATGAAGAAGTGAACCGGCGGCTGCCCGATGATATTAAGTTGGCTTACGACGGTCAGATTCTAAATATTGTTTAA
- the murB gene encoding UDP-N-acetylmuramate dehydrogenase, whose product MRIEKNYSLLKHNTFGIDAKCHRFVEYETVEEAQRVTEMLAADEPLLIVGEGSNLLLTGDFQGTVVHSAIKGIESALTANGDILLKAGSGETWDDVVACCVENGWQGAENLSLIPGEVGASAVQNIGAYGAEVKDLITEVEAVEIATGRISTFSRESCAYGYRDSKFKHEWKNHYLITHVTYRLRTVGAPLNVAYGNIQAELDKRGIAEPTLKQLREVIIAIRREKLPDPKVEGNAGSFFMNPVVDREVFESLQHQYPDMPHYNIDEAHEKVPAGWLIDQCGWKGRTVGRAGVHAKQALVLVNRGGATGEEIVQLCNAICQDVKSKFGILISPEVNII is encoded by the coding sequence ATGAGAATAGAGAAAAACTATAGTCTGCTCAAACATAACACCTTTGGAATTGATGCTAAGTGTCACCGTTTTGTTGAATACGAGACGGTGGAAGAAGCACAACGGGTGACAGAGATGTTGGCTGCCGATGAACCTCTGCTGATAGTAGGTGAGGGGAGCAACCTGCTTCTTACGGGTGATTTCCAAGGTACTGTTGTCCATTCTGCCATCAAAGGAATAGAATCCGCATTGACTGCCAATGGCGATATTCTCTTAAAAGCCGGAAGTGGCGAGACGTGGGACGATGTGGTGGCTTGCTGTGTGGAAAACGGGTGGCAGGGTGCAGAGAACTTGTCGTTGATACCTGGCGAGGTGGGTGCGTCGGCCGTGCAAAATATTGGTGCTTATGGTGCAGAAGTAAAAGACTTGATTACCGAAGTTGAGGCTGTGGAAATAGCTACTGGTCGAATCAGTACGTTCAGCAGGGAGTCATGTGCTTACGGATATCGTGATAGCAAGTTTAAACATGAATGGAAGAATCACTATCTGATCACACATGTGACCTATCGTTTAAGGACAGTGGGTGCTCCTTTAAATGTGGCTTATGGAAACATTCAGGCTGAATTAGATAAACGCGGAATTGCTGAGCCGACACTTAAACAGTTGCGCGAGGTAATCATCGCTATTCGTCGGGAAAAATTGCCAGATCCCAAGGTAGAAGGCAATGCCGGCAGCTTTTTTATGAACCCTGTCGTTGATAGGGAAGTTTTCGAATCATTACAGCATCAGTATCCCGATATGCCACATTATAATATAGATGAGGCACACGAGAAAGTGCCAGCAGGCTGGCTGATCGATCAATGCGGCTGGAAAGGACGTACAGTAGGACGCGCAGGTGTTCATGCCAAACAAGCGTTGGTGTTGGTGAACCGTGGTGGCGCCACTGGCGAGGAAATAGTACAGTTGTGTAACGCTATCTGTCAGGATGTCAAATCGAAGTTTGGTATATTGATCAGCCCAGAGGTAAATATCATTTAA
- a CDS encoding DUF4348 domain-containing protein → MLDRFFLISLVVLLLAGCKGKHGAEDYSLDDEAADSLYSAGLVEGSADAPMPQSAEELFDDFIFNYASNNKLQIERTVFPLPVSTDSTIANVKSGTVRNGEILKQQWKMEKFFMKKDFYTLLLDNTEQVEQIKDTTISEVTVEHFHMNASYVSRYQFRRKDGKWRLTALRNQAFQRNPNASFLTFYHRFVTDSLFQRESLSDAIDFVGPDPEDDFSMMEGVITPDFWNAFAPELPNSIEYNIVYGHQNPASTVKVLVLRGIANGMEMELTFKLVKGRWKLTKLIT, encoded by the coding sequence ATGCTTGACAGATTTTTTTTAATTTCTCTGGTTGTTCTGCTGTTGGCAGGCTGTAAGGGGAAACATGGAGCAGAGGACTACAGCCTTGATGACGAGGCTGCCGATTCACTATATAGCGCGGGCTTAGTGGAGGGGAGTGCTGATGCGCCAATGCCTCAGTCGGCTGAGGAACTGTTTGATGACTTTATATTCAATTATGCTTCAAACAACAAATTGCAAATCGAGCGTACTGTGTTCCCATTACCTGTAAGCACTGACTCAACAATTGCCAACGTAAAGAGTGGCACAGTGAGAAATGGTGAGATCTTGAAGCAGCAGTGGAAAATGGAGAAGTTCTTTATGAAGAAAGACTTTTATACTCTTTTGCTGGACAATACCGAGCAGGTGGAACAGATCAAAGATACAACTATTAGTGAGGTGACGGTGGAGCATTTCCATATGAACGCCTCTTATGTGAGTCGCTACCAGTTTCGTCGGAAAGATGGAAAATGGCGATTGACGGCCTTGCGCAATCAGGCCTTTCAGCGTAATCCTAATGCTTCCTTTCTGACTTTCTATCATAGATTCGTTACAGACTCGCTGTTTCAGCGCGAGAGTCTGAGCGATGCCATCGATTTTGTGGGTCCCGATCCCGAGGATGACTTCTCAATGATGGAAGGTGTTATTACGCCAGACTTTTGGAATGCTTTTGCACCAGAACTACCAAACAGTATTGAATATAATATTGTGTATGGGCATCAGAATCCTGCCTCGACGGTGAAGGTGCTGGTGTTGCGCGGTATTGCTAATGGTATGGAGATGGAACTGACGTTCAAACTCGTAAAGGGACGTTGGAAACTGACCAAACTAATCACTTAA
- a CDS encoding thioredoxin family protein, with product MMNKLMMRTMNVFVKESLVVLGLTCLFALSTNAQNGLKKVYNENLNPLEQIDQAVAKAKAESKYVVCQVGGNWCPWCLRFADFITKDTTISKVIDRNFVYIHVNYNPRKSQDADKAEQASALMKRLNNAGRFGFPVFVVLDKEGQVIHIQDSSFLEEGQGYDQKKVLRFFEAWTPQAVNK from the coding sequence ATGATGAATAAACTCATGATGAGAACGATGAATGTTTTCGTGAAGGAAAGTTTGGTGGTGCTTGGTCTGACGTGCCTGTTTGCACTCAGCACGAACGCACAGAACGGGCTGAAGAAGGTTTACAACGAGAACCTTAACCCGCTGGAACAAATAGACCAGGCCGTGGCCAAGGCGAAGGCCGAGAGTAAGTATGTGGTCTGTCAGGTGGGTGGCAACTGGTGCCCCTGGTGCCTGAGGTTTGCCGACTTCATCACGAAAGATACGACCATCAGCAAGGTCATCGATCGGAATTTCGTGTATATCCACGTGAACTACAACCCACGTAAGTCGCAGGATGCCGACAAGGCAGAACAGGCCAGCGCGCTGATGAAGCGCCTGAACAATGCCGGTCGTTTTGGTTTCCCCGTGTTCGTGGTGCTCGACAAGGAAGGTCAGGTTATCCACATCCAGGACTCAAGTTTTCTGGAAGAGGGACAAGGCTACGACCAAAAGAAAGTGCTGCGTTTCTTTGAGGCTTGGACGCCCCAAGCTGTTAACAAATAA